In a single window of the Nitrospinota bacterium genome:
- a CDS encoding proton-conducting transporter membrane subunit, producing the protein MEVILPQLPNLNLLMPEIILTFLGCLIFVVDPFVSKENKAFLGWLGLAGLIIAIFYSLGLWGKDEIIFSGMYAVDNFSVFFKILLLVVTILTILISLRYLKVEEINMGEYYGLIILTTLGMIIMSAGADLISIYLGLELMSLSLYVLTGFIRRDPKSQEAALKYFLLG; encoded by the coding sequence ATGGAAGTTATTCTGCCTCAGCTGCCAAACTTGAATCTGTTGATGCCAGAGATCATTCTGACATTTTTGGGCTGTCTCATATTTGTAGTCGACCCATTTGTTTCAAAAGAGAATAAGGCTTTTTTAGGTTGGCTTGGACTCGCGGGTCTTATCATTGCTATCTTTTACAGTCTTGGTTTATGGGGCAAGGATGAAATTATCTTCAGCGGGATGTATGCAGTTGATAATTTTTCAGTATTCTTTAAAATTCTCCTTTTGGTTGTTACCATACTGACAATTCTTATATCTCTAAGATATCTAAAAGTTGAAGAGATAAATATGGGAGAATACTATGGTTTGATTATTCTCACCACTCTGGGCATGATCATTATGTCTGCCGGTGCCGATTTAATCAGTATCTATCTTGGATTGGAGCTCATGTCTCTTTCCCTATATGTTCTTACAGGTTTTATAAGAAGAGACCCCAAATCTCAAGAAGCCGCTCTTAAATATTTTCTGTTAGGTG